AGGACAATCTTGTGCTCCTGGCTGTCCTGAGAGAGAACAACAGGGTAACCAGACAGGTGAGATGTAAAGTAGTGTATGGGATGACTAATTTAGGGACATTTGTCATTTGTGTTATTGTGTTAAAAGTGTTATTTCTTACCACTTTAATTGGGCGGAATGCAGCAATGGTGTCACTACGCCTGCTGTTGGTCCAGGAATCCCAGCGAGGATACTCACCCTTCTCAAACACATACTGCTCCCCCTTACAGTTGTTCTGCTCGTATCCCACCCATCTGTCAgagcagaggaaaaaaagatggagaGCTGTGGTTGGAACTGGGAAACAGCTGGAAAGACAGCTAGTGTAATCTGTTTAGCACAcatcaattagtttttctgcctttttcttttctattgaCCATTCCTCTTTGTCTACTTGTCGGATTATCAATTGATTTCtagttttctgtctgtctctgacccACACTCACGGTCCACACAGCACCAGTATGGAGCCCACTTTCTCCACGCCTGCTTCCTGGAGGTTGTTACAGGGAACAGTCAGCTCATGGCAGGGTCCCTGGAAGTTTTCCTGCTCATAGATAACCAGCTGTTCACCAcacaaaaaagagagaagaagtcAGGCGTGTCTTTTAATCTCTTTGAAAGAGCCCTGGGAGTTTTCTTAATAATACaagtattatttaaaaaaaaaaatggcagtctggtctttcaaagtttcaaACTGTGATCAATGTGGTTTCTGTTGCATTTGCGCTTACCTTAAACGCACTGACTcccggctgctgctgctgcttggcTGCAGGGTTCTGGTGCTCTGTGGCCATAGTGAATGTGTTGGCAAGGatgaaactgaaaagaaaagcagGTAGATTTGATTGCTTCTGGTAAATTTGTGTTGAACCACAACAGTTTCTAAAACAAATGCAGCTTTTTCATAGTTTTGTTTTCTATTAtttgtgcatacaaatgtgtttaaaaagtGCTCACCCCCATCCCTCCAAAACAATCACAGCTTTCTGAACACAGAATTACAGCAATGCAACGTACGCTAAAGATAATAAAGAAGTTAAAGCTACTAAAGCTGAAATATAGCaacaaaatgagacaaaaactgcttagaaattaaaataaacttTATGAAATACAACATGACGGACATGAACCCCTTACCAGTACCTGTCTGTGCCAGTGTGTTTGTGATGGCACGACGAGCTCAATATATACGGGACGTCCAGGGGTGGAAACTCTGCCAACAGTACCCACAGTGTCCAAGCCGCCCAGCAGGTCGGCCTGCCATAGGCCCAGCAGACTGAAATGAGGGGTCACCGTGCAGCCCCCACCCCACCCTGGGGTGTCACACTCCCACAAAGTTATTTCATTAGTTGTCAGTTTTGTCCAGCCAGTCATTGTTTGATATCCACATGATTCAGCACAAACAGTGCCAAGAGTCCCACACCTACAATGAGAGAGAGTGTGTGGGAGAGAAGTATTGTAAAAGATGGGTTTTTACTGTGCTGGAGAGGTTGGGACTGAGGTGAATAATAGTGGAAATACTGCTGAATATTTCCACAATTCTGAGTTTATTTTATAGTGGGGaaaaagtattattatttatgATGACAATCCATTGGATTTCTAATGTAAACCTGCAGCCCACACAAGGCCATCTGTCGCCTGCTGGAAGGAAGAAAGCTAAATAAGtcaattttctttgattttaacTAGTAATCAATGTGCTCTCACTTTGGGCTTAAGCATGTTTTTTCAGATAATTCTACTTGAAAATATAGATTTAAGGCACCATCGAACTTCTTCCCCACTAAAATTCAGAGTTAAAGCTTCTAGTTTATATTCCTCTACGTTTATCTGACAGGTGTAAGGACAAGTTACTTCCCAGAAATTTTCTTAAATTATGCTTATGATGCACTTTATATATTTTGCTGTTCGATGCCGGCTGTCCTCGCAAAGAGATAACTTTTCTCAGTCCCCAAAACAAACCCAACTTTGtgtttattaatcatttcagtttAATATCGAAAATGTTGGAAGGGCGACCCCAAAATTGGTGAATATTGGATAAACTGATGTGCATGTGCTTGAATGCATCATTATGTCCTTTATGTcatttatagaattgattttaaacttttaatgttttgtttttaaagctcttaacggcctcgccccatcatatttatctgagcttttaacagtccgcaatcctggtagagctctgaggtcaacaaatcaatttttgctggaagtgcccaggtcaaaatacaaacactggggtgaccgagccttttctgtcgctgcccccaggctctggaataagctccccgttgaGCTgcatcttatttctgacctgggcctcttcaaatctaggctaaaaacctacttatttaggattccttttaatacccagtagtatgatgacacttttatcttatttgattttgttgtattttagtgctttcactgttcttttattgtttttattgtttttcgtctctttatttattacctgttgtaaagcactttggtacatcgtaaggattgtctgcaaagggctgtagaaataaagtacatttacatttacatacattaaCATTATGTAAAACAATCCCCAGAGCCATCAGTCACAAGGGCTCTTATTCTTGATTAACTAACACTTTTACTTTTAACCATTTTTGTCCATTTTGAGAATAATTCTTCTGTGCTTTTACCGAAGGATTTTAAATGGAAGCTCATCACGGATGATTTTTATTGTTAATTATTACTCAAGCGAAGAAACTGTGCACTTCTTTCAGCATTGTTGCAAGGACTCAATATTTCATAAGATTTTGTATTAGCGTCCATGTAATATGTGAGGATGGACTGATTTCCTAAATCTAAGTTTAGGTATTTAAATAATACACATAACTTGAATACAGTGAGTAAAGTTAAAGTCATAGCTCAAACTGTTATTTGAGATTTAAAATTTTTGGAGGCGGGGTGGCGCCATTTTCTGTGTTCATGTTCAAATGTTGCACCGATGATATTTGCCATTCAGCTTTTTCTATAAAATATTTATGCTTTTATTATAAACATAATAGT
This Odontesthes bonariensis isolate fOdoBon6 chromosome 6, fOdoBon6.hap1, whole genome shotgun sequence DNA region includes the following protein-coding sequences:
- the crybb2 gene encoding beta-crystallin B2 isoform X2 codes for the protein MATEHQNPAAKQQQQPGLVIYEQENFQGPCHELTVPCNNLQEAGVEKVGSILVLCGPWVGYEQNNCKGEQYVFEKGEYPRWDSWTNSRRSDTIAAFRPIKVDSQEHKIVLYENPSFAGKKIEIIDDDVPSFHAHGYQEKVSSVRVQSGTWVGYQYPGYRGYQYLFEKGEYKDSAEFGAQIPQIQSVRRVRDMQWHQRGAFHPIN
- the crybb2 gene encoding beta-crystallin B2 isoform X1 translates to MATEHQNPAAKQQQQPGVSAFKLVIYEQENFQGPCHELTVPCNNLQEAGVEKVGSILVLCGPWVGYEQNNCKGEQYVFEKGEYPRWDSWTNSRRSDTIAAFRPIKVDSQEHKIVLYENPSFAGKKIEIIDDDVPSFHAHGYQEKVSSVRVQSGTWVGYQYPGYRGYQYLFEKGEYKDSAEFGAQIPQIQSVRRVRDMQWHQRGAFHPIN